The genomic interval CCATCAGTCTTATTGGCTTTAAATTCATTTTCCTTTTCATTACGGCGTCTCCTTTTTGGAAAAAAGTTCGCGGGCGGCCTTTCTGCCTTCTTCCTTCGTTGTGATCTTCCCTTCAAGCTGCAGGTCCAGCAATTCCTGCAGAATGACTTTGAAAATAGGTCCGGGTTCATACCCCAAGTCGATCAGGTCGTACCCGTCAACCAACCGCTCGACCTTCGGCTTGGCGTCATCCGCCCTTTTGAGATCGACCATGCGTCGGAAAGTATCCTCGAGGTGTTTGGTCCTGCCCCCGGTCGCGTAACCATCGGCCCATGCGATCATCATGGAACCGAAATAATCGTCGCCAAGATTACGAAAGAACCGGCGGATCGCACGGTCGGTCAGTTCCGCCGAAGTCGCCAGTAGATGGGGCCTCATGTGTTCCTTGACCAGTTTGCGGAGGACCGTGACATCGGCGCGCGAAAGCTTGAGCCGCTTGTATCCCAGGACCTCCACGGTCCTTGCGCCCTTTGTGTCATGCCCGTAAAAATGAACTTCGCCCTTCTTGAGTAAAAAAGTCTCCGGTTTCGCGACATCGTGCAGTAATCCGGCCAGTTTAACCAGCGGCCTCTTTCGTTCATTCGCGAAATAAGCATCGAATTCCGGCTTTAGTTCAGTACGGAAAAATCCCTCGCTCGTCAGCCGTTCCACTGCATAATAGGTCTGCATGGAATGCCCCCAGAGCTCGGGATCGCCGATGATCTTGTCCGCTTCCGGGAAGATCTGCTTAAAGATGCCGAGTTCGTCGAGGTTTTTAAGGGCGCCGTACGAGAACGGCGCCGACATTATCCGCATCAGTTCATAACCGATCCGCTCGGCCGCGGTTTTTTTCAGGGAAACATCCTGGGCGAGCCGTAAAAAGTTACGGTCCAGCGTGAGATCGAGCTCCAGGGCGAACCTGAACCCCCGCAGCACACGCAGCGGATCGCTGGACAGCGATATGTCCGACACGGTCCTGAGGATCCTTTTTTTCAGGTCCTTCATGCCGCCGAACGGGTCCAGAAATTCAAGCGTTTCCAGGTCCAGAGCCATGGCGTTGACCGTGAAATCACGGCGCTCGAGATCGGTCTGGATATCGTTGCGGCCGATCCCGATGAAATCATAGATCAGCTCGTCCTTGACCACGCGCGCTTCGTCGTCGTTCTTGCTCAGCAGCACGTAGGAGCCGCCGGTCTTTTTCGCGACCGCTCGCGCGAACGTAACCCCGGAACCCGACACCGCGAAATCATAGTCTCTGGGCATGACGCCGAGCGCCGCGTCCCTGAGCGTGCCGCCCACCAGGAACAGCTTGCGTTTACCAACCAACCGCCGGATCATCGCGACATGCTCATTGTCCGCCAGCGCGCTCATCATGATCTCCATGCCGTATTGTATCTATTACGGCGCTCGCTGTCAACGGCAGCCGGATCATCCCGTTGACTTTGGATGATTTTTTATTATTATATCCTAGTGAAGACGATCGCGATCTGCAATCAGAAAGGCGGCGTGGGAAAGACCGCGACCGCGGTGAACGTGGCCGCCGGCCTGGCCCTGGCCGAAAAAAACACTCTGCTGATCGACATGGATCCTCAGGCGAACTCCACCAGCGGGCTCGGCATCGACTACCACGGATTGGAATCGTCGATCTACGACTGCCTGTTCGAGCCGGAGTCCATCAGGGAGGCCACGGTCAAGACAAAATGGCCGTACCTTTCGGTCCTGCCATCGACGCCGGACCTGGTTGGCGCCGAGATCGAACTTGTGGACAAGGAAAAAAGAGAACAAAAGCTCAAGGACGCGTTGATCCTGGTGACTTCGGAGTACGCGTTCGGCGTGATCGACTGCCCGCCGTCGCTCGGTCTTCTGACCTTGAACAGCCTGGTCGCATGCGCCAGTGTCATCATTCCGATCCAGTGCGAATATTACGCGTTGGAGGGATTGGAGAAACTTTTACGAACCCTGAAAGCGGTGAAAGAAGGGCTCAACACGCGGCTGACGATCGAAGGAATACTACTCACCATGTATGATGCCCGGCTTAACCTGTCCAAGGATGTCGCCGAAGATATAAGGAAAAATTTCCCGGATACCGTGTTCGACAGTATCATCCCCAGGTCGGTCCGGATCGCGGAGTCCCCGTCTTACGGCACTTCCGTGCTTCACTATAATATTTCTTCATCAGGCGCTCAGGCGTACCTGAACTTGACCAAGGAGCTGCTGAACCATGCGTAAGAAAGCGCTCGGTCGCGGCATTGAAGCCCTGATCTCGCAGACGGAAAAGGACGTGCTGAAGGAAGGATTCAAGCTAATACGCCTGCGCGATATCAAACCAAACCCCTATCAGCCGCGCGCCAAGATCGAAGAGGCCGATGTCGAGGACCTGATCGCTTCGATCAAGGAAAAAGGCGTGCTGGAACCCGTGATCGTTAAAAAACAGCAGGACTATTTTATCCTCGCCGCCGGCGAACGCCGGTTCAGGGCCGCACAGTACGCGGGTCTTTCCGAGATACCTGCGGTCATTAAGGACCTGACCGATCAGGAATTGCTCGAGATCGGGCTGATCGAAAATCTCCACCGCCAGGACCTAAACCCCCTTGAGGAAGCGACCGCCTATGATCAGTTGCACAGGAAATTCGGCTTGACCCACGAGGAGATCGCCAGGATCACGAGCCGGAACCGGTCCACGATAACTAACACGCTCCGGATCCTATCACTGCCGGAAAAGGTAAAGGACTACTTGCGCAAGGGACTGTTGAACGAAGGACATGCCCGTGCGCTGTTGTCGCTGGATAACGAATTGAAGGTCGTGCAGGCCGCTGAGCGCATCGTCAGGGACGGACTTTCGGTCCGTGCGGCCGAAAGAGTTATCCAGAAAATATTTAAAAAACCCCTGATCCGACCGAGCCGGGAGAAAGAACCGAACCTGCTGATCCTTGAGGATGAACTGTCAAAGATCCTGCATACCAAGGTAACCATCACATGGAAGAGGAACCACGGCAGCATAACGATAGAATGCCTCAGCCTTGAAGATTTCAACCGCGTGTATGACATCTTAAAACGCGGCAAAAGAATATAAGCGGTCATTGATGGAAAAACAGCAAAGGAGAGTCTGTGTATAAAGGATCGTACGTGGCTATCGCAACACCGTTTAAGAATAACCGCGTTGACCAGACCGGTCTGCGCCGCAATATCGCGTTCCTTAGAGAAAACGGTTCCGCCGGCATTGTTGCCTGCGCGACCACGGGTGAAGGTCCATGCTTGAGCAAATCCGAGTACGAGTTGATCATCAGGACCTGCGTCGAGGAAGTCAAGGGCAAGATCCCGGTCATTGCCGGCGCCGGGACGAACTCGACCGCGAAAACGATCGCCATGGTGCACCACGCCCAGAATTGCAGCGCCGACGGTTTGCTGATCGTAACGCCTTATTACAACCGTCCCACGCAGGAAGGCCTTTATCAACATTACAAGACGATCAACGCCGATACTGACCTGCCCATCATGATCTACAACGTGCCTTCAAGGACCGGCACGAATATCCTGCCCTTAACCGTTGCCCGCCTGGTCCGCGACTGCAAGCGCATCAGGTCGATAAAGGAAGCGAGTGGTAACCTGGAACAGGTATCCGAGCTCCTCCGGCTCGGGGGCAAACGCCTGGACGTTCTATCCGGCGATGATTCGCTCACCCTGCCGATGTTGATGATCGGCGCTTTGGGCGTCGTGTCTGTCGTCGCCAACATCCTGCCCCGCGCCGTAGCCGATATGTGCCGGTCGTTTTTCAGCGGAAAGATAAGGGGCGCCCAAAGGATCCACCTGAGGTTATTCCCGGTCGTCAAGGCGCTTTTCCTTGAAACCAACCCGATACCTCTGAAAAAAGCCATGCATCTTATGGGGATGCCTTCGGGTAAACTGCGCCTGCCACTGGTCGAAATGAGCTCTGCCAACACCGTGCTGTTAAGATCGGCGCTCAAGGGGTACGGGGTGAAGATATGATAAAGATCTTGCTCTGCGGGGCCGCCGGCAAGATGGGTCGTGAAATTATCGCTGCTGCCGCCGGCACCAGGGATATTTCCATCGTTGCCGGTGTCGAAGTAAACAAACACGCGCTTATCAACAGGCCACTGACCGGGATCCCGACCACGGATTCGGTCACCAAATTCATTAAGCAATGCGACTGCATTGTTGATTTCACGACGCGCAAAGCGTCTCTTGATAACATTAAGGCGGCGGTCACGCTTCGTAAACCAATGGTCGTCGGCACTACCGGTTTTTCCGACCGCGAGCTCGCCAGGATCCGGCAAATGTCAAAAAGGATCCCGATCCTGCTGGCGCCCAACATGTCCATCGGCGTCAATCACCTGTATCGCCTCGTTGAGCAATCGGTCCGCAGCCTTGATGATTTCGACATTGAGATCGTCGAAACTCACCACCGTGCGAAAAAAGACGCTCCCTCAGGCACGGCCAGGACGATCGCAGGCATCGTCCAGAAAAACCGACCGGGTGCGCGACTGATCTATGGCCGATCGGGCCTGACCAGCGGTCGTCCCAGCCGGGAAGTATGCATTAACGCA from bacterium carries:
- a CDS encoding HD domain-containing protein, translated to MEIMMSALADNEHVAMIRRLVGKRKLFLVGGTLRDAALGVMPRDYDFAVSGSGVTFARAVAKKTGGSYVLLSKNDDEARVVKDELIYDFIGIGRNDIQTDLERRDFTVNAMALDLETLEFLDPFGGMKDLKKRILRTVSDISLSSDPLRVLRGFRFALELDLTLDRNFLRLAQDVSLKKTAAERIGYELMRIMSAPFSYGALKNLDELGIFKQIFPEADKIIGDPELWGHSMQTYYAVERLTSEGFFRTELKPEFDAYFANERKRPLVKLAGLLHDVAKPETFLLKKGEVHFYGHDTKGARTVEVLGYKRLKLSRADVTVLRKLVKEHMRPHLLATSAELTDRAIRRFFRNLGDDYFGSMMIAWADGYATGGRTKHLEDTFRRMVDLKRADDAKPKVERLVDGYDLIDLGYEPGPIFKVILQELLDLQLEGKITTKEEGRKAARELFSKKETP
- a CDS encoding AAA family ATPase; translated protein: MIFYYYILVKTIAICNQKGGVGKTATAVNVAAGLALAEKNTLLIDMDPQANSTSGLGIDYHGLESSIYDCLFEPESIREATVKTKWPYLSVLPSTPDLVGAEIELVDKEKREQKLKDALILVTSEYAFGVIDCPPSLGLLTLNSLVACASVIIPIQCEYYALEGLEKLLRTLKAVKEGLNTRLTIEGILLTMYDARLNLSKDVAEDIRKNFPDTVFDSIIPRSVRIAESPSYGTSVLHYNISSSGAQAYLNLTKELLNHA
- a CDS encoding ParB/RepB/Spo0J family partition protein, with the protein product MRKKALGRGIEALISQTEKDVLKEGFKLIRLRDIKPNPYQPRAKIEEADVEDLIASIKEKGVLEPVIVKKQQDYFILAAGERRFRAAQYAGLSEIPAVIKDLTDQELLEIGLIENLHRQDLNPLEEATAYDQLHRKFGLTHEEIARITSRNRSTITNTLRILSLPEKVKDYLRKGLLNEGHARALLSLDNELKVVQAAERIVRDGLSVRAAERVIQKIFKKPLIRPSREKEPNLLILEDELSKILHTKVTITWKRNHGSITIECLSLEDFNRVYDILKRGKRI
- the dapA gene encoding 4-hydroxy-tetrahydrodipicolinate synthase — translated: MYKGSYVAIATPFKNNRVDQTGLRRNIAFLRENGSAGIVACATTGEGPCLSKSEYELIIRTCVEEVKGKIPVIAGAGTNSTAKTIAMVHHAQNCSADGLLIVTPYYNRPTQEGLYQHYKTINADTDLPIMIYNVPSRTGTNILPLTVARLVRDCKRIRSIKEASGNLEQVSELLRLGGKRLDVLSGDDSLTLPMLMIGALGVVSVVANILPRAVADMCRSFFSGKIRGAQRIHLRLFPVVKALFLETNPIPLKKAMHLMGMPSGKLRLPLVEMSSANTVLLRSALKGYGVKI
- the dapB gene encoding 4-hydroxy-tetrahydrodipicolinate reductase, which translates into the protein MIKILLCGAAGKMGREIIAAAAGTRDISIVAGVEVNKHALINRPLTGIPTTDSVTKFIKQCDCIVDFTTRKASLDNIKAAVTLRKPMVVGTTGFSDRELARIRQMSKRIPILLAPNMSIGVNHLYRLVEQSVRSLDDFDIEIVETHHRAKKDAPSGTARTIAGIVQKNRPGARLIYGRSGLTSGRPSREVCINAVRGGDIIGEHRVLFLGSGEFIELRHFATARACFAHGALAAVRFTIKKKRGLFSMADVLKNSTI